DNA from Microbacterium sp. SORGH_AS_0969:
GATCTCCGCCGCCAGGCGCTCCAGCTCGTCGACGAGATCGTCGATCTCGACGCCCGCGACGAGCGTCACCGTGATGGACGCCTCGAACAGACGGCCGCCCGCCATCGCGGCATCCGTCGTCTGCGTCGACATGCGCTCGATGCCCACTCCGCGTGCGCTGAGGGCCGACGTGATCTCGCGCACGATGCCCGAGCGGTCGTTGCCGATGACGTCGAGGGTGACACTGTGCGGAGCGGATGCCGTGCCCTCGAGTGAACCGACGTGAACCGTGACCGCGAGGGTACCCGCCAGCCCCTCGAGGGCGGCGCGGAGGGCATCGGCCCGATCAGCGGCGATGGATACCTCGACGATGCCGGCGAAGGCTCCCGCGAGTTCGGCGAGCTCGCTGTTCTCCCAGTTGCCGCCGTGGGCGTCGACGATGTCGGCGACGGACGACACCAGGCCCGCGCGGTCGTCGCCGACGATGGTCAGAACGAGGGTGGTCATGGCCCCAGCGTAGCGAGCGGCCCCTGCTAGCGTGGGAGAGACGTCGAGAGGAGACCGCACGTGATCGCATCGCTGATCGCCCTGCTGAACCTGCTCCTCGCGACCGCCGAGCTCGCTCTCACGCCCGGTACCGGGGCTCCCCTGCTCGCCGTGGTCCTTGCCGCGGCCGTTGTCGCCACCGTCGCGATCGTCCTCGTCGTTCTGCCGGCTCTGCTCGCCGGCGCATCGCCGCGTGTTCCGCGGCCGATCGATCCCTCCGCTCCGCTCACGCAGAGCGACCCCGACGCAGCGGGGCACCCCCGCCCTCGAGCGCCGGGATTCGTGGCCCGCGCCGCCTAGCCCCCGCCCCCGCCGTCCCGTGACGGTGGCCGTGGCATCCGTTCCGGAGGGGCGGTGGCGCAGTGATCCCTCGATCACCGATCCCTCGATCACCGCCACGAACGGAACCCTCATGGACCTCTTCGCTCTGCCCCCACTCGCCTTTCTCCTCGATCTCACCACCCAAGGCCTGCTCTCCCTCACGGACGCTCTCACGCCCCTGGCCGGGGGTCTCGCCGCCGCTCTCGCCGTCGTGGCCGTCACCCTCGTCGTGCGGCTCATCCTCATCCCGGTGGGGATCTCCCAGGCCCGCGCCGAGCAGACGCGCGCCCGTCTGGCGCCGCGTCTGCGCGTGCTGCAGGAGCGCTGGCGCAAGAACCCCGAACGTCTCCAACGCGAGACGATGCAGCTCTACCGCGACGAGAACACCTCCCCCGCCGCCGGCTGCCTCCCGCTGCTCGCGCAGGCGCCGATCGTCGGGCTGCTCTACGCCGTCTTCCTGCACCCGACCGTCGCAGGGCACGCCAACACGCTCCTGACGCACGACTTGTTCGGCGTCCCCCTCGGGCGCAGTCTGATCGGGGCGTTGACCTCAGGAACGATGGATGCCACGACCCTCGTCGTCTTCGCCGGCATCGTCGTCGTGATCGCCGGCGTGGCCGAACTCACCCGACGGCTCCTGCGGCCGGCGACCGATCCGTCGTCGCCGGCGTGGATGACGGGAATGGTCGGAGTGCTGCAGTTCACCACCGCGGTCGTGGCGCTGTTCGTTCCCCTGGCGGCGGCGCTGTATCTCACCGTGACGACGGTGTGGACGCTCGGACAGCGGCTCCTGCTCCGGCGGCGCTACCCGCTGCCGGCGTGAAGCTCAGAGCGACCGGCCGTCCCACCGCGAGCTGCGCGAGGCGTTCGCCCAGGCCATGGCCAGCACCAGGAGGGCGGCCACCGCCGGGAAGAGCATCGCCGTCTCCACCGAGACCTGCTCGGCGACCGCACCGGTCACCGCCGACGAGAGTGCCTGCGCGAGCGTCAGCGCCGAGGCGAGGACGGTCATCGTCGAGGCCGTGCGTCCGCGCGGCGCGCGGTGCCCGGCGAGGCTGAAGAGCGTGACGAGCGAGGGGCCGACGCCGATCCCCATGAGACACAGCACGAGGGTGACGGTGGGGACGGAGCCGCCGACGGTGTACGCGCCCGCCGAGGCGGTGAGGATGCTCGCGAAGGCGACGAGACGCCAGCGCAGCGAGAAGCGCGCGGGAAGCACAGCGACGGCGAGGGCGAGCACCGCCGACCCGACGCCCATCACGCCGTACAGCAGGGCACCGGCCTCGGGCGCGCCCTGCGCCTCCATGAACGCCGTCAGCGAGGTGAGCGTCGAGCCGAAGAAGAGGCCCACGCCGAACACCGAGGCCACGAGCACGAGGAGCCGCGGATGCAGGAGCTCTCGCGCCGGTGCCATCGCCGCGCGCTCGGACCGCTCGGGCACCGCGCGGCCGGTCGGATGCAGGGCGAACGCCGTGACGAAGACGAAGCTCAGCACCGCCGCGCCCGCGATCGGCGCCCACGGCGCGATCAGTGCGGCGAGCAGCCCCACCACGAAGGGGCCGATGACGAACGCCGTCTCGTCCGCGGCCGACTCGTAAGCCATCGCGCGTGAGAAGGTGCGCTCGCGCCGCGTCGGATCCACCCGCTCGCCGATGAGCGCCATGACGCGACTGCGCGACATCGCCGCGGTCTGCGGACCGGTGAGCCCGATCGCCGCGGCCGAAGCCAGCAGCAGTGCGTCCGAGTCCGACGCGGCGACCACCAGCGGGAAGAGCGAGAGCAGGATGCCGTTGGCCAGGCCCACCGGCACCAGCACGCGCCGCTGCCCGAAACGGTCGGCGAGATCGCCCAGGACGGGTCCCGCGACGACGACACCGAGGCCCACCGCCGCCGAGGTGAGGCCACCGAGCGCCACCGACCCGCGGACAGCGACGACGAGCGCCAGGACGCCCACCGTCATCATCGCGAACGGAAGTCGGGCCACGAACGCCACGGGGAAGTACGACAGGCCCGTGTGGTGGATCAGCGATCGGTGGGTGGTGGCGGGCAGAGTCATAGAGCGGTCTCCGGGGGCGAGGGAACGTGCCGCCTTGCCGAGCCGGTAGGTAGGTGCACTGCGTGCGGCGGGCGAACCCGCCGACCCATTCTACCGAAGCGTCAGGAGACGAGCGCGGCGATCGCCGCGATCAGCGACGCGAGGGCCAACACCAGCGCCAGGCCGATGAGCACCGTGTGCACGATCAGGAACGGCGTCGCCTTGCCCGCGGCGTTCTTCGCGCGCGGGTCCTTCGCGACCCGCAGGTAGAACCGCGGCCACACGACCGCGTTGAACACGGCGTTGGCGAACAGCAGCGCGATGAGGACCGGTTCCATCCCCCCAGCCTACGTTCCGCCCGCGCGCGTCACGTCGCACACGAGATGCATCGCCGGGCGAACGGCCGCGCCTCCAACCGCGCGTCGCCGATCGCACGGCCGCAGTTCTCGCACACCCCGTAGGTCCCGGATGCCACGCGCTCCCGCGCCGCGTCGATCTCGCGCCTCTCCGCCTCGGCGCCCCGGCGCAGAGCGTCGACCTGCGCCCACTCGCCCGACAGCGTCGACCCCTCGGGGTCGTGCTCGTCGTCGGCCGTGGCATCCGCTCGGTCGTGTCGAAGGCTCTCCTCGTCTTCGCGCAAGCGCGAGAGCCGATGGTCGACCTCGCGCCGCCGTTCATCGAGCATCCGCTCGGCCCGTGCGGCATCCATCCCTCGACGCTAGCCCCCACGTCCGACATCGGCTCTGCGGCAGGATCGGGGCCATGAGCGAGCTTCGACGTCACTGGACTCCGACCGCTGTGCTGTTCCTCGTCCTGGCCATCGGGGGGCTCGCGAGCACATGGACCTTCAACGCCCTCGCGATCGTGCAGATGAGGGACTTCCTCGGCGACCTCGTCTCGAGCGGGCCCGCGGTGTCGTCGATCACGGTCGACCTGCTCGTCGTGGCGGTGGCCGGGAGCGTCTTCATCATCGTCGAGGCGCGCCGTATCGCGATGCGATTCGCATGGATCTACGTCGTGCTCTCCGGCCTCACGGCGTTCGCCTTCACGTTCCCGCTGTTCCTCGCGATGCGGCAGCGCCACCTGACCGCACGGAGTCATGCCGCCGATCCGGCGTGAGGTGCCGATGATCACGGCACCTCACGTCGTCGGGTCAGCGTGCGGCGAGGCCCGTGCGAAGGCCGTCGACCAGCGGCGTGGTCGGGCGACCGATGAGGCGCGACAGCGTCCCG
Protein-coding regions in this window:
- a CDS encoding membrane protein insertase YidC, whose protein sequence is MDLFALPPLAFLLDLTTQGLLSLTDALTPLAGGLAAALAVVAVTLVVRLILIPVGISQARAEQTRARLAPRLRVLQERWRKNPERLQRETMQLYRDENTSPAAGCLPLLAQAPIVGLLYAVFLHPTVAGHANTLLTHDLFGVPLGRSLIGALTSGTMDATTLVVFAGIVVVIAGVAELTRRLLRPATDPSSPAWMTGMVGVLQFTTAVVALFVPLAAALYLTVTTVWTLGQRLLLRRRYPLPA
- a CDS encoding TraR/DksA C4-type zinc finger protein, with the protein product MDAARAERMLDERRREVDHRLSRLREDEESLRHDRADATADDEHDPEGSTLSGEWAQVDALRRGAEAERREIDAARERVASGTYGVCENCGRAIGDARLEARPFARRCISCAT
- a CDS encoding glycine cleavage system protein R, with translation MTTLVLTIVGDDRAGLVSSVADIVDAHGGNWENSELAELAGAFAGIVEVSIAADRADALRAALEGLAGTLAVTVHVGSLEGTASAPHSVTLDVIGNDRSGIVREITSALSARGVGIERMSTQTTDAAMAGGRLFEASITVTLVAGVEIDDLVDELERLAAEIQVDVSLAD
- a CDS encoding DUF2834 domain-containing protein, translating into MSELRRHWTPTAVLFLVLAIGGLASTWTFNALAIVQMRDFLGDLVSSGPAVSSITVDLLVVAVAGSVFIIVEARRIAMRFAWIYVVLSGLTAFAFTFPLFLAMRQRHLTARSHAADPA
- a CDS encoding MFS transporter produces the protein MTLPATTHRSLIHHTGLSYFPVAFVARLPFAMMTVGVLALVVAVRGSVALGGLTSAAVGLGVVVAGPVLGDLADRFGQRRVLVPVGLANGILLSLFPLVVAASDSDALLLASAAAIGLTGPQTAAMSRSRVMALIGERVDPTRRERTFSRAMAYESAADETAFVIGPFVVGLLAALIAPWAPIAGAAVLSFVFVTAFALHPTGRAVPERSERAAMAPARELLHPRLLVLVASVFGVGLFFGSTLTSLTAFMEAQGAPEAGALLYGVMGVGSAVLALAVAVLPARFSLRWRLVAFASILTASAGAYTVGGSVPTVTLVLCLMGIGVGPSLVTLFSLAGHRAPRGRTASTMTVLASALTLAQALSSAVTGAVAEQVSVETAMLFPAVAALLVLAMAWANASRSSRWDGRSL
- a CDS encoding SCO4848 family membrane protein; the protein is MEPVLIALLFANAVFNAVVWPRFYLRVAKDPRAKNAAGKATPFLIVHTVLIGLALVLALASLIAAIAALVS
- a CDS encoding DUF6412 domain-containing protein, which gives rise to MIASLIALLNLLLATAELALTPGTGAPLLAVVLAAAVVATVAIVLVVLPALLAGASPRVPRPIDPSAPLTQSDPDAAGHPRPRAPGFVARAA